One genomic region from Arthrobacter sp. FB24 encodes:
- a CDS encoding ABC transporter ATP-binding protein — translation MATVTFDNATRLYPGTDKPAVDKLNIDIADGEFLVLVGPSGCGKSTSLRMLAGLEDVNAGRILIGDRDVTDVPPKDRDIAMVFQNYALYPHMTVADNMGFALKIAGVSKEERAERVREAAKLLDLEPYLDRKPKALSGGQRQRVAMGRAIVRNPQVFLMDEPLSNLDAKLRVQTRTQIASLTRRLGVTTVYVTHDQVEAMTMGDRVAVLKDGLLMQVDTPRNLYDKPKNVFVAGFIGSPAMNLLELPVVDGGVQFGGTVYPVPRDVLEEAHGRTVTLGSRPEDLEQVAAGEGLQVEVDVVEELGADAYVYGHTTLDGKSHDIVARVDGRRPPMKGESIYVRPQSGHVHLFDTKTGLRLGD, via the coding sequence GTGGCAACAGTTACTTTTGATAACGCAACACGTCTGTACCCGGGCACTGATAAGCCCGCCGTCGATAAGCTCAACATCGACATCGCCGATGGCGAATTCCTGGTCCTCGTTGGACCCTCCGGCTGCGGCAAGTCCACCTCCCTGCGTATGCTCGCGGGCCTTGAGGATGTCAACGCAGGCCGCATCCTCATTGGTGACCGCGACGTCACCGATGTTCCGCCGAAGGACCGCGACATTGCGATGGTCTTCCAGAACTACGCCCTGTACCCGCACATGACTGTTGCGGACAACATGGGCTTCGCGCTGAAAATCGCCGGCGTCAGCAAGGAAGAGCGCGCCGAGCGTGTCCGCGAAGCAGCCAAGCTTCTTGACCTCGAACCGTACCTGGACCGCAAGCCGAAGGCACTCTCCGGCGGTCAGCGCCAGCGTGTTGCCATGGGCCGCGCCATCGTGCGTAACCCGCAGGTCTTCCTCATGGACGAGCCGCTTTCAAACCTTGACGCCAAGCTCCGTGTCCAGACCCGTACGCAGATCGCGTCCCTGACCCGCCGCCTGGGCGTCACCACCGTCTACGTGACCCACGACCAGGTCGAGGCCATGACCATGGGTGACCGTGTGGCTGTGCTGAAGGACGGCCTGCTGATGCAGGTCGACACCCCGCGCAACCTCTACGACAAGCCCAAGAACGTCTTCGTCGCCGGCTTCATCGGCTCCCCGGCCATGAACCTGCTGGAACTCCCCGTCGTCGACGGCGGCGTCCAGTTCGGCGGAACCGTGTACCCGGTTCCCCGCGATGTCCTCGAAGAGGCACACGGCCGCACCGTCACCCTGGGTTCACGCCCGGAGGACCTCGAGCAGGTCGCCGCAGGCGAAGGCCTCCAGGTTGAGGTTGACGTCGTCGAAGAACTCGGCGCCGATGCCTACGTCTACGGCCACACCACGCTGGACGGCAAGAGCCACGACATCGTGGCACGCGTCGACGGCCGCCGCCCCCCGATGAAGGGCGAGTCCATCTACGTTCGCCCGCAGTCCGGACATGTGCACCTGTTCGACACCAAGACCGGCCTGCGCCTCGGCGACTAG
- the otsB gene encoding trehalose-phosphatase: MTPDAAPGKAPLTLQPELLAALKKVAATEHLLVAMDFDGTISPLVDHAADARPLPRSAAAFAALAALPRTTTALISGRALKSLRAVASPPPETLLIGSHGAEAWLGPGSSELTLDPDQLTLLADVRRILEEIVEQAPGTLLEDKPAGVVLHTRLAADDVAEDAVAAARAALQGLPDVYLKNGNRVLETSVVHASKGEGMAFLRQATDATAVVFAGDDTTDEDALGRLYPGDVGVKVGLDFTQAQFRVEAPVHIAELLETLLRERSLAVGEAP; encoded by the coding sequence ATGACACCTGATGCAGCCCCGGGCAAGGCCCCCCTCACGCTTCAGCCGGAACTCCTGGCGGCACTCAAGAAGGTTGCCGCCACGGAGCACCTCCTGGTGGCCATGGATTTTGACGGAACAATCTCGCCGCTTGTTGACCACGCAGCTGACGCCCGCCCGCTCCCCCGGTCCGCCGCAGCCTTCGCCGCCCTCGCCGCGCTACCGCGCACGACGACGGCACTCATCTCGGGCCGGGCACTGAAAAGCCTCCGGGCGGTCGCCTCGCCGCCCCCGGAGACCCTTCTCATCGGCAGCCACGGGGCCGAAGCCTGGCTGGGACCGGGTTCGTCGGAGCTGACGCTTGACCCCGACCAGCTGACCCTCCTGGCAGACGTCCGGCGCATCCTTGAGGAAATCGTGGAGCAGGCGCCGGGCACATTGCTGGAAGACAAACCCGCGGGCGTTGTGCTCCACACCCGCCTGGCTGCCGACGACGTGGCCGAGGACGCCGTCGCTGCTGCACGCGCAGCCCTGCAGGGCCTGCCCGACGTGTACCTGAAGAACGGCAACCGGGTGCTGGAAACGTCCGTGGTGCACGCTTCCAAAGGCGAAGGCATGGCGTTCCTCCGCCAGGCGACCGACGCCACGGCAGTGGTTTTCGCCGGCGACGACACCACCGACGAGGATGCGTTGGGACGGCTGTATCCCGGCGACGTGGGCGTGAAAGTGGGGCTGGACTTCACCCAGGCGCAGTTCCGCGTCGAAGCGCCCGTGCACATCGCCGAACTGCTGGAAACGCTGCTTCGGGAACGGAGCCTCGCTGTCGGTGAAGCCCCGTAA
- a CDS encoding alpha,alpha-trehalose-phosphate synthase (UDP-forming) → MQTTHREKSEASAEGKPARGGSHAADALYDFMVVSNRLPVDRCAPEDRGCEDGWRRSPGGLVTALAPMMTKTDGAWVGWHGAPDETVKPFSHGGMDLVPVQLSTDDVELFYEGFSNATLWPLYHDVIAPPEFHRTWWDSYRKVNRRFADAVVRHADHGATVWVQDYQLQLVPKMLREARPDLKIGFFNHIPFPPPEIFAQLPWRRAIIDGLLGADLVGFQRPSDAGNFMRSARRFLGASVKQQQVHVKGPDGQTTHIARAQAFPISIDVKQISELARKPEIIERARQIRRDLGNPKTILLGVDRLDYTKGIRHRLKAYEELLADGKVTVEDAALIQVASPSRERVEQYRLLREEVEGTVGHINGTYDTMQNTAVRYLHHSYPIDEMVALYLAADVMLVTALRDGMNLVAKEYVTARTNNDGALVLSEFAGAADQLKQALLMNPHDIDGLKDTIMRAVDMQPAEAARRMRSMRKQILDHDVDHWSADFLAALKEKVVRDDT, encoded by the coding sequence ATGCAGACTACGCACCGTGAAAAATCCGAAGCAAGCGCCGAAGGAAAACCCGCGCGCGGCGGCAGCCACGCGGCTGACGCGCTCTATGACTTCATGGTGGTGTCCAACCGTCTTCCGGTTGACCGCTGCGCCCCGGAGGACAGGGGGTGCGAGGACGGCTGGCGCCGCTCGCCCGGTGGCCTGGTGACCGCTTTGGCCCCGATGATGACCAAAACCGACGGCGCATGGGTGGGCTGGCACGGCGCCCCGGATGAAACCGTCAAGCCGTTCAGCCACGGCGGCATGGACCTGGTCCCGGTGCAGCTGAGCACGGACGACGTCGAACTTTTCTATGAGGGCTTTTCCAACGCCACTCTTTGGCCGCTCTACCACGACGTCATCGCGCCGCCGGAATTCCACCGGACCTGGTGGGATTCATACCGCAAGGTCAACCGGCGGTTCGCCGACGCCGTCGTGCGCCACGCCGACCACGGAGCCACGGTCTGGGTGCAGGACTACCAGCTGCAGCTGGTTCCCAAGATGCTCCGCGAAGCACGCCCGGACCTCAAAATCGGGTTCTTCAACCACATCCCCTTCCCCCCGCCGGAAATCTTCGCCCAGCTCCCGTGGCGCCGGGCCATCATTGACGGACTCCTCGGCGCCGACCTGGTGGGCTTCCAGCGCCCCAGCGATGCCGGCAACTTCATGCGCTCCGCCCGGCGTTTCCTGGGCGCCAGCGTCAAGCAGCAGCAGGTGCATGTCAAGGGCCCTGACGGACAAACCACCCACATTGCCCGCGCGCAGGCATTCCCCATCTCGATCGACGTCAAGCAGATCAGCGAGCTGGCCCGCAAGCCCGAAATCATCGAACGCGCCCGGCAGATCCGCCGGGACCTGGGCAATCCCAAGACCATCCTCCTGGGCGTCGACCGCCTCGACTACACCAAGGGCATCCGCCACCGGCTCAAGGCCTACGAGGAACTGCTGGCGGACGGAAAGGTCACCGTGGAGGACGCGGCACTGATCCAGGTGGCGAGCCCGAGCCGGGAGCGAGTGGAGCAGTACCGCCTCCTCCGCGAAGAGGTGGAGGGCACCGTGGGCCACATCAACGGCACCTACGACACCATGCAGAACACCGCCGTCCGGTACCTGCACCACAGCTACCCCATCGACGAAATGGTGGCGCTGTACCTTGCGGCCGACGTCATGCTGGTCACGGCACTGCGGGACGGGATGAACCTGGTTGCCAAGGAATACGTGACCGCGCGCACCAACAACGACGGCGCGCTGGTGCTGAGCGAATTCGCCGGCGCCGCCGACCAGCTCAAGCAGGCGCTGCTGATGAACCCGCACGACATCGACGGACTCAAGGACACCATCATGAGGGCCGTCGACATGCAGCCGGCCGAGGCAGCCCGCCGGATGCGGTCCATGCGAAAGCAGATCCTGGACCACGACGTCGACCACTGGTCGGCGGACTTCCTTGCAGCGCTTAAAGAGAAAGTGGTCCGCGATGACACCTGA
- a CDS encoding DsbA family protein translates to MSAANEPRKSKAERTAEAREKAREIREAQLKKDKRNKLLIGWGIVVAVVAILAIVALVVSSNIRNNAPVADEGPTPANGNIHGGVTLLANSEVVKSDPATVNVKDVPSKPETPPAEVKAPGAEAEAGKPVKVVVYIDFICPVCKRFETTYNEQLTSLRNEGKISLEYRPLGFLDQQSTTNYSSRAANAAACVVNESPEKYSDFLNALFDKQPAEGSAGLSDNDLKKLATDVGAKSIDSCVDEKKYRPYVKVATQEAAAVGVTGTPTAFVDGKQWGKGDSAKTDLIPFIQAAIDAKG, encoded by the coding sequence ATGAGCGCCGCAAACGAACCCCGCAAGTCCAAAGCAGAACGCACTGCCGAGGCCCGCGAGAAAGCCCGTGAGATCCGTGAGGCGCAGCTGAAGAAGGACAAGCGCAACAAGCTCCTTATCGGTTGGGGCATTGTGGTGGCTGTCGTGGCCATCCTCGCGATCGTTGCCCTGGTAGTCAGTTCCAACATCAGGAACAACGCTCCGGTTGCGGACGAAGGCCCCACCCCGGCCAATGGCAACATCCATGGCGGTGTGACGCTGTTGGCCAACTCCGAGGTAGTGAAGTCCGATCCCGCCACTGTCAACGTGAAGGACGTTCCGAGCAAGCCGGAAACGCCTCCGGCGGAAGTAAAGGCTCCCGGCGCCGAGGCGGAAGCCGGCAAGCCCGTGAAGGTGGTCGTCTACATCGACTTCATCTGCCCCGTCTGCAAACGGTTCGAAACCACCTATAACGAACAGTTGACCAGCCTCCGCAACGAAGGCAAGATCTCGCTGGAATACCGTCCGCTCGGTTTCCTGGACCAGCAGTCCACCACCAACTACTCCTCCCGCGCGGCCAACGCAGCCGCCTGCGTGGTCAATGAATCCCCGGAAAAGTACTCTGACTTCCTCAACGCGCTCTTCGATAAGCAGCCCGCAGAAGGCAGCGCGGGCCTGTCGGACAACGACCTGAAGAAGCTGGCCACGGATGTCGGCGCCAAGAGCATCGATTCTTGTGTGGATGAGAAGAAATACCGGCCCTATGTCAAGGTGGCCACCCAGGAGGCTGCGGCAGTCGGTGTGACCGGTACTCCGACTGCTTTCGTGGACGGCAAGCAGTGGGGCAAGGGCGACTCAGCCAAAACCGACCTGATCCCGTTCATCCAGGCCGCAATCGACGCCAAGGGCTAA
- a CDS encoding GyrI-like domain-containing protein, which translates to MNQEKNGIRLVQRPEQPTAVVREKVPMNALPEFFGRAYGAVMAAVQNQAVQIAGPPFGRYLSMPTDTVDVEAGFPVAAPFPGAEGVAPGILPACQAFEATHTGPYDTLSATYDAIQERMKEEGFTPADSMWEYYLSDPAAEPDPATWKTLVVWPVA; encoded by the coding sequence ATGAACCAAGAGAAAAACGGGATCCGGCTGGTTCAGCGCCCCGAGCAGCCCACCGCCGTCGTCCGCGAAAAAGTGCCCATGAACGCCCTGCCGGAATTCTTCGGCCGTGCTTACGGCGCCGTCATGGCCGCAGTCCAGAACCAGGCCGTGCAGATTGCCGGCCCGCCTTTTGGCCGGTATCTGAGCATGCCCACAGACACTGTTGATGTCGAGGCAGGCTTTCCGGTGGCGGCGCCCTTCCCCGGGGCAGAAGGAGTGGCGCCCGGTATCCTGCCGGCGTGCCAGGCCTTCGAAGCCACACACACCGGACCGTACGACACGTTGAGTGCAACGTATGATGCCATCCAGGAGCGGATGAAGGAAGAAGGGTTCACCCCGGCCGACTCAATGTGGGAATACTACTTGAGCGACCCCGCCGCGGAGCCCGATCCGGCCACCTGGAAAACCCTGGTTGTTTGGCCTGTGGCATAG
- a CDS encoding DUF4193 domain-containing protein: MATDYDAPRKTEEESPAESLEALQASRGGGAQTAVIDVDENDTAEGIDLPGADLSGEELTVTVVPEQSDEFTCSSCFLVRHRSQVAREKNGMKYCRDCEG; the protein is encoded by the coding sequence ATGGCTACCGATTACGACGCCCCACGCAAGACAGAAGAAGAGTCTCCGGCTGAATCCCTGGAGGCCCTTCAGGCGTCCCGCGGCGGCGGAGCCCAGACAGCCGTTATCGATGTTGATGAGAACGATACGGCCGAGGGCATCGACCTCCCCGGAGCGGATCTTTCCGGCGAGGAACTTACGGTAACTGTTGTTCCCGAGCAGTCCGACGAATTCACTTGTTCCTCCTGCTTCCTGGTCCGCCACCGGTCCCAGGTTGCGCGCGAAAAGAACGGCATGAAGTACTGCCGCGACTGCGAAGGCTAA
- a CDS encoding AMIN-like domain-containing (lipo)protein yields MKKFQVWLAAILMATGLGLVAPAPASASYCGLVWGSLAKSEAAMSTAKVTNVRTGQHYCFDRLVVDLNGPVEGYTVRYVPTVVQDGSGLPVPLRGRAFLQITVNAPAYDDGGNSTFNPADRNELSNVGGYQTFRQVAWAGSFEGYSTIGLGVRGRLPFRVFSLDGPGTGSRLVIDVAHYW; encoded by the coding sequence ATGAAGAAGTTTCAAGTGTGGCTGGCGGCAATCCTGATGGCAACGGGACTGGGCCTGGTGGCACCTGCGCCGGCGTCCGCCTCCTATTGCGGACTGGTGTGGGGTTCGCTGGCGAAGTCCGAGGCGGCCATGAGCACCGCGAAGGTCACCAACGTGCGCACCGGGCAGCACTACTGCTTCGACCGCCTGGTGGTAGACCTCAACGGTCCGGTGGAGGGCTACACGGTCAGGTATGTCCCCACTGTGGTGCAGGACGGTTCGGGCTTGCCGGTTCCGCTTAGGGGCCGGGCGTTCCTGCAGATCACTGTCAATGCTCCCGCCTATGACGACGGCGGAAACTCCACCTTCAATCCGGCCGACCGGAATGAACTGTCCAACGTTGGCGGCTACCAGACCTTCCGCCAGGTGGCCTGGGCCGGGAGCTTTGAAGGATATTCAACCATCGGCCTTGGCGTCCGCGGACGCCTTCCCTTCCGGGTGTTCAGCCTGGACGGACCCGGGACCGGATCCCGTCTGGTCATTGACGTGGCCCATTACTGGTGA
- a CDS encoding APC family permease — protein MTQTIRPSSPAGAAGTALAGTDAPGTPHGITGKGLKGGQLGLLAVVVLGISTIAPAYTLTSALGPTVNEAGLQLPVIFLIGFIPMILVSLAYRELNADSPDSGTTFTWVTKAFGPWVGWMGGWGLLAANIIVLSNLAAVAVDFFYLFLAQLTGVPELADLAADKVLNVATCVVFVALAVWVSYRGLHTTKIVQYGLVGFQLLVLGLFVAMAFANWSSSETSIPFSWEWFDVTKIETFGQIAAGISLSIFVYWGWDVCLTVNEETANGKKTAGIAGTLTAVVVLGIYLLVSIATMMFAGVGTEGVGLNNEENHANIFTALASPVMGPFAILMSLAVLSSSAASLQSTFTSPSRSLLAMAHYGALPKPFSHMSKKFATPGFATIAAGVLSAGFYAVMHVVSENVLNDTILALGLMICFYYGLTAFACAWYFRNTVFSSVRNFILRLLCPLLGGLGLLVVFLQTAADSLAPEFGSGSEIFGVGLVFVLGVGILALGAVFMLLMARLNPGFFRGETIRKDTPALVVPE, from the coding sequence ATGACCCAAACCATCCGCCCCAGCTCCCCGGCCGGCGCAGCCGGCACGGCATTAGCAGGCACTGACGCACCCGGCACCCCGCACGGCATTACCGGAAAGGGACTGAAGGGCGGGCAGCTGGGCCTCCTCGCCGTCGTCGTCCTCGGCATTTCCACCATTGCACCGGCCTACACGCTCACCAGCGCCCTTGGACCCACCGTGAACGAGGCCGGGCTGCAGTTGCCCGTCATCTTCCTCATCGGCTTCATCCCCATGATTCTGGTGTCCCTGGCCTACCGGGAACTCAACGCCGATTCGCCGGACAGCGGCACCACTTTCACCTGGGTCACCAAAGCCTTCGGCCCGTGGGTGGGATGGATGGGAGGCTGGGGGCTCCTCGCCGCGAACATCATCGTGCTATCAAACCTGGCCGCGGTGGCGGTGGACTTCTTCTATTTGTTCCTCGCCCAGCTCACGGGCGTGCCGGAGCTCGCAGACCTGGCCGCCGACAAGGTGCTGAACGTCGCGACCTGCGTCGTGTTTGTGGCGCTGGCCGTTTGGGTCAGCTACCGCGGCCTGCATACCACCAAGATCGTCCAGTACGGCCTGGTGGGTTTCCAGCTGCTTGTGCTCGGGCTGTTCGTGGCCATGGCCTTTGCCAACTGGTCTTCCTCGGAAACCTCCATCCCGTTCAGCTGGGAATGGTTTGACGTCACCAAAATCGAGACTTTCGGCCAGATTGCCGCCGGCATTTCGCTGTCCATCTTCGTGTACTGGGGCTGGGACGTCTGCCTCACCGTGAACGAGGAAACGGCCAATGGCAAAAAGACAGCGGGCATCGCCGGCACCCTTACCGCCGTCGTAGTCCTGGGCATCTACCTCCTGGTCAGTATCGCCACCATGATGTTCGCCGGTGTGGGTACGGAGGGCGTCGGACTGAACAACGAAGAAAACCACGCAAACATCTTCACCGCGCTGGCGTCCCCCGTCATGGGCCCTTTCGCCATCCTTATGTCGCTGGCGGTTCTGTCCAGCTCGGCAGCTTCGCTGCAGTCCACGTTTACCTCCCCGTCGCGGAGCCTGCTGGCCATGGCCCACTACGGGGCCCTGCCAAAGCCCTTTAGCCACATGAGCAAGAAGTTTGCGACGCCGGGCTTCGCAACGATCGCAGCGGGTGTCCTCTCCGCAGGGTTCTACGCAGTGATGCATGTGGTCAGCGAAAACGTCCTGAACGACACCATCCTGGCCCTCGGGCTGATGATCTGCTTCTACTACGGGCTGACGGCGTTCGCGTGCGCATGGTACTTCCGCAACACCGTCTTCAGCAGCGTCCGCAACTTCATCCTGCGGCTGCTCTGCCCGCTGCTCGGCGGGCTTGGCCTGCTGGTGGTGTTCCTGCAGACTGCCGCGGACAGCCTGGCGCCGGAGTTCGGCAGTGGATCGGAGATCTTCGGCGTGGGACTGGTCTTCGTCCTCGGCGTGGGAATCCTCGCGCTGGGAGCGGTGTTCATGCTGCTCATGGCCAGGCTGAATCCCGGGTTCTTCCGCGGCGAAACGATCCGCAAGGACACCCCTGCCCTGGTGGTTCCCGAGTAA